CTGACCTGCGATCCGGTTGCCGGTCAGGTGCAGGTTCCCTGCATTGAGCGTAACGCTATCGCCTCGGTAAAAGCGATTAACTCGGCGCGTATGGCGCTGCGTCGTACCAGTGAACCGCGCGTATCGCTGGATAAAGTGATCGAGACGATGTATGAGACAGGCAAAGATATGAACGCTAAATATCGCGAAACCTCGCGCGGCGGTCTGGCGATTAAGGTGCAGTGCGATTAATCGCGCTAAAAACGCGCCTGCAGGTGAAGCCTTCGCCCATCTAAGGTGCCTGCGGGTGAAGCCCTGGCCCGTCTAAGGTGCCTGCGGGTGAAGCCCTGGCCGCTCGTAAAGACGCAAAAACGTCATCCCTGACAGCTCGACCCGCGCCTTCCAGGGCCGCGGGACGCTTTACTCTTCTGCCAGGGCTTCACCCGCTTTGAGTTTTGTGTTTGAGCTTCCCTCGCTTTAAGATGGGTTGTCTGGGCTTCCTTCGCTTTGGGATTGGTGGCTGGGCTTCTCCCGTGGCGGTCTGACGCCTTTGCCCGACGCCTGTCAGCGCCTCTTTTTCTCCAACGCAGCTAAACTTAATGGCGCAATTGCCGATATGAAACTGTCGGAATTTTATTTGGGTGTTAAGGGCGGCTACGGATGCAAATATCCCAGCAGATTATTGGACAATTTCGTCGTAAACGGCTGTTCATCGCGTCAATAGTCGCTGCACTGGTGCTTATCATTACCTTAACCGTTCGTTTTTTCGAAGAAAAAAAACATATCGAACGTCAGTCGCATCAGTTTGCCAGCAATGCGATTCAGCGTTTCGATCGCCTTTTTTCACCGCTGGATGTGGCGGCCAGTAATACCGTCGGGCTGGTTGGGCTTAAATGCAACGATATCCGCTTTTTACTGCATGAAAAGATCTCCGCCATGCAGATCGTCCGCGCCATCCTGCTGGTGAATAATGACCGTATCTACTGCTCCAGCGTCTTTGGCGATCGCTCGCTTATTTTCAGTGAAACTTATCCCGAACTGGCGGTAGATAATCAGCGCATGTCGCTGGGCGTGGATAATTATCTGATCAAGGGTTCGCCGGTTTTACTGCTCTGGACCGCCAGCGCGTTGGATAATCACAGCGGTATTTTGCAGGTTATCAATATCGAATTAATGAGCCGCTATCTGCTTGAGCCGACGCTCCCATGGGTAGAGCGTGCGGTGTTTAACGTTGGCGGCAAAAGCCTGGAGTATGGCAATCCGCTGATTGAAAATACCCAGCCCGCCGAAGACGAGGTGAGCTATCAGAAAGCCTCGCTGCGCTACCCCTTTACCATTACCCTGTACGGACCCGCGCCAACGCGTTTGGCCTTGCTGACGTTGCCCTCTCAGCTGCCGCTCGCCCTGTTGCTAAGCCTGCTGACCGGCTATAGTGTCTGGTTGGCAACGGCTAACCGCATGAGCTTCTCCTGGCAAATCAGCTACGGCCTGTCGGCGCATGAGTTTATGGTTTACTGCCAGCCGCTAATCGATAGCCGCACCGGCGACTGCGACGGTATTGAGCTGCTGCTGCGCTGGAATAACCCGCGCCAGGGCTGGGTACCGCCGGACCTGTTTATTCCGCTGGCCGAGCGGCACCATCTGATCGCCCCTCTGACCCGTTTTGTGCTTAGCGAAACCGTGCGCTCTTTGCCGCAGTTGCCGCAGCACGCCGGTTTTCATATCGCGATTAACGTGGCCGCCAGTCATTTCCACAATCGGGCCATTATTGATGATTTGCAAAAAATCTGGTGGCCCGCCAATCCGCTGCCGCGGCTGGTGGTGGAGTTAACGGAACGCGATGCGCTGCCGCTGATGGATCAAAATGTGGTGGCGCAGCTGCAACAGGCAGGCATTCGGGTCGCCATTGATGATTTTGGCACCGGGCACAGCTCACTCTCTTATCTGAAAACCTTAAGCCCGGATATATTGAAATTGGATAAGATTTTTACCGCTGCTATTGGCACTGATGCGATTAACGCTACGGTAACGGATATGGTGATTTCGCTGGCGCAGCGCCTGCATATCAGGCTGGTGGCGGAAGGCGTGGAAACCGCCGAGCAGGCCAGCTATCTGTGCCAGCGCGGCGTGGATACGTTGCAGGGATACTACTATGCTCGCCCAATGCCATTGGAGAGCTTTCCGGCATGGCTGGCCCAGCATCAGGCCAGCCTGGCAAAGTGATGTCCGGGGCGCTGCGCCCCGGCCCCTGCCTTAGCTCTCTTCTTCATCCTGCGGGCGATCTTTGATAATACGTACCAGATCGATACGATAATCGGTCGCTTCAACAATCACGAAGTGCAGCGGCGGCATATCAATTGTCTCGCCCGGCAGCGGCAGCTGCCCCTTCTGCGCAATCAGCAGACCGGCGAGCGAGGCATAATCATCGCCCGGCTTAACCAGATCGAAATAGTCCAGCCGTTGCTGCAGAGAATGCAGATCGGTGCCGCCTTTTGCCAGCCAGCTATCGCCATCGACTACGATATCCGGCGTTTCATCCTCATCCGGAAATTCACCGGCAATGGCTTCCAGCACGTCCAGCGGCGTTACCAGCCCCTGTACCACGCCAAACTCATTGGTCACCAGCACAAAGCTGCCTTTCGCCCGGCGCAGAACGCCCAGCAAATTGATCGGGTCCAGCGTTTCCGGCACGATCAGCGGCGGTGAAGAGGCGGCGAAAGTATGAATATTCATCCCCTGCTCCAGCGCCACCAGCAGATCTTTGGCGCGCACGATGCCTATGACCTCATCCAGCTCGCCCCGGCAAACCGGGAACAGGCTATGCGGGGTATCAAGCAGCTGCATACGGATCTCATCCAGCGGTTTGGTGGCGTCTACCCAGGAGATTTCACCGCGCGGCGTCATAATGCTGCGAATAGAACGCGATGCCAGCGTCAACACGCCGTTGATCATATAGCGCTCTTCATCCTTAAAGGTTTCCTGCGGCAGCATCGGGTTTTCTGCCGAGGCCTGCCCCGCTTCTACGTTGGTCGCTCCGCCACGGCGGCCGCCCATCAGGCGTAAAATCGCTTCAGCGGTACGCTCACGCATCGGACGATGCGACTGATGACGGATAAAGTTACGCCGCGCGATCTGATTGAACAGCTCAATCAGAATGGAGAAGCCAATCGCCGCATACAGATAGCCTTTAGGTATATGGAAGCCAAAGCCTTCCGCCACCAGACTCAGGCCGATCATCAGCAAGAAGCTCAGACACAGCACCACCACGGTCGGGTGCGCATTGACAAAGTTCGTTAGCGGTTTCGACGCCAGCAGCATAATGCCCATCGCGATAACCACCGCGGTCATCATTACCGGCAGATGGTTCACCATCCCCACGGCGGTAATCACCGCATCCAGCGAGAAGACGGCATCCAGCACTACGATCTGAATCACCACCGCCCAGAAGCTGGCGTAGCTTTTATTGCCGTTGCTGTCCTGCGGATGATTTTCCAGCCGCTCATGCAGCTCCATCGTTGCCTTAAACAGCAAAAAGAGACCGCCCGCCAGCAGGATCAGGTCGCGCCCGGCAAAGCTGAACTGCCAGACGCTAAACAGCGGTCGGGTCAGGGTCACCATCCACGAGATCAGCGACAACAGGCCCAGACGCATCAGCAGCGCCAGTGACAGGCCGATCAGACGCGCTTTGTCACGCTGCTTCGGCGGCAGCTTATCGGCCAAGATAGCGATAAATACCAGGTTATCGATCCCCAGCACGATCTCCAGAACAATAAGCGTCAGCAGACCGGCCCAAATCGAAGGGTCTAAAAGAAATTCCATTACAGACTCCGAATAAAGCAGCAGGAAAACCGAACGCCGGGTTCAACAACCGTAGCGCGGCAGAAAAAAGAAGCAGAACCGAGGATGACGCCGAAAGGCGTTAAGAAAGAAGCCGGATGACCCGGAGGCATGGATAAAAGACGTCGGTGACAGTCCATAGGGAGGGCTGAGGCCCGTTACTCCTGTATAGAAAAAGAGGAAGTGATATTAGCAGCTGACACATGCCCGTCAAAATAATTTCTTACAGTTAACAAAAATTTACCTTTGATTGACACAGGATCTCAATTATTCGCATCGAAACGATAAGCCTGTAAATAACTGAGGCGGGTCACATAATTTATTTTTTCACTCACTAAAATAAATCGCGACGTTATCTTTAGGTTGTCAGTTATATAAAAAGAAGCGCTCCGCTGACGGCAAGGCCTGCATGTTCATTACCGTTGAAACCCGCATAGCCAGGATAACAGCGTTGGCGAAACGGTGTAGCACTGAATCGCTCAATAATGAAAACGGAGGTAGCAAGTGACTATTGCTATTGTAATCGGCACACACGGTTGGGCGGCGGAGCAGCTGCTCAAAACCGCCGAAATGCTATTAGGCGAGCAGCAAAACGTCGGCTGGATCGATTTCGTGCCCGGCGAAAATGCTGAAACCCTGATAGAAAAATATCATGCGCGTCTCGCCGATCTGGATACCAGCAAAGGCGTGCTTTTTCTGGTCGACACCTGGGGAGGCAGCCCGTTCAACGCGGCCAGCCGTATCGTGGTAGATAAAGAGCAGTATGAGGTGATTGCCGGCGTCAACATTCCGATGCTGGTGGAAACGCTGATGGCGCGCGATGACGATCCGGCCTTTGACGAGCTGGTGGCCATCGCGGTGGAAACCGGCCGTGAAGGCGTAAAAGCGCTGAAAGCCAAGGCGCCGGAGCCGGTTTCCGCCCCGGCGTCGGCGACTGCTACGCCTTCAGCCGCGCCGCCGCAGTCGCTGGGCCCAAACGATCATATGAAAATTGGACTGGTGCGCATTGATGACCGTTTGATTCATGGTCAGGTGGCGACGCGTTGGACTAAGGAGACCAACGTATCGCGCATTATTGTCGTCAGTGATGAAGTAGCGGCCGATAAGGTGCGTAAAACGCTGCTTACTCAGGTCGCCCCGCCAGGCGTCAGCGCCCACGTTGTGGACGTCGATAAAATGGTACGCGTCTGGAATAACCCGAAATATGCCCGCGATCGCGTGATGCTGCTGTTCACCAATCCCACCGACGTGGTGCGGGTAGTTGAGCAAGGCGTCGAGGTCAAATCGGTCAATATCGGCGGCATGGCCTTTCGTCAGGGGAAAACGCAGGTCAACAACGCGGTTTCCGTGGATGACAAAGATATTGAGGCGTTTAAAAAGTTAAACGCGCGCGGTATCGAACTGGAGGTCAGGAAAGTGTCCAACGATCCCCGGCTGAAAATGATGGACCTGATCGCCAAAGTGAATCACTGATCGCCATCCCACACGCCTGATACCTCAGGTTTCACGTAGTCTTACTCTGTCACAGGAGAAGTGCAATGGAAGTCACCACTCTACAAATTGCGCTGGTGTTTATTGTCGCCTGTATTGCCGGTGTGGAATCAATTCTGGATGAGTTCCAGTTTCACCGGCCGCTGGTCGCCTGTACCTTGATCGGCGCCGTGCTGGGCGATATGAAAACCGGCATCATTATCGGCGGTACGCTGGAGATGATCGCGTTGGGCTGGATGAATATCGGCGCGGCCGTGGCACCGGACGCCGCGCTGGCCTCGATTATTTCCACCATCCTGGTCATTGCTGGCGGACAAAGCATCGGCGCCGGTATTGCGCTGGCGATCCCGCTGGCGGCGGCGGGTCAGGTGCTAACCATTATCGTGCGTACTATTACCGTGGCCTTCCAGCACGCGGCGGATAAAGCGGCGGATAAAGGCAATCTCACGGCAATTTCGTGGATCCACGTGACCGCGCTGATTTTACAGGCGATGCGTATCGCTATTCCCGCCGTGATTGTTGCCGTCTCCGTCGGCACCGACGCGGTCCAGACCATGCTGAACTCCATTCCGGAAGTGGTCACCAGCGGTCTGAATATTGCAGGCGGCATGATTGTCGTGGTGGGTTACGCGATGGTAATCAATATGATGCGCGCCGGCTATCTGATGCCCTTCTTCTACCTGGGCTTTGTGACCGCCGCCTTTACCGATTTCAACCTGGTTGCGCTGGGCGTGATCGGTGTGGTGATGGCCGCGCTCTATATTCAGCTCAGTCCTAAATATAACCGCGCCGCGGGTGGCGCTGCGCCTGCTGCAGGCCCTGCCCAAAACGACCTGGATAACGAATTAGATTAAGGGGTGTGAAAATGGTAGATACAACTGCAGCAACGGCAAAAAAACTAACGCGCGGCGATGTACGCAGCGTCTTCCTGCGCTCCAATCTGTTTCAGGGCTCGTGGAACTTTGAACGTATGCAGGCGCTGGGCTTCTGCTTCTCTATGGTGCCGGCTATCCGTCGGCTTTACCCGGAAAACAATGAGGAGCGCCGTCAGGCCATTAAGCGTCATCTGGAGTTTTTTAATACTCACCCCTACCCGGCTGCGCCCATCCTCGGCGTAACGCTGGCAATGGAAGAGCAGCGGGCCAACGGCGCGCCTATTGACGATGCGGCGATCAACGGCATTAAAGTGGGCCTGATGGGGCCGCTGGCGGGGGTGGGCGATCCGATATTCTGGGGCACCATGCGTCCGGTTTTCGCCGCGCTGGGCGCCGGTATCGCCATGAGCGGCAGCCTGCTTGGTCCGGTGCTGTTTTTTGTGCTGTTTAACGCGGTGCGCCTGCTGTTTCGCTATTACGGCGTCGCCTACGGCTACAAAAAAGGGGTGGATATCGTTAACGATATGGGCGGCGGCTTCCTGCAGAAACTGACGGAGGGCGCGTCGATTCTTGGCCTGTTTGTCATGGGGGCGCTGGTTAACAAGTGGACGCACGTGAACATCCCGCTGGTGGTGTCGCGTATTACTGACCAAACCGGTAAAACCACCGTGACCACGGTACAGTCGATCCTCGATCAGCTGATGCCGGGGCTGGTGCCGCTGTTGCTTACCTTTGCCTGTATGTGGCTGCTGCGTCGCAAAGTAAACGCGCTGTGGATCATCATCGGCTTCTTTGTTATCGGTATTTTCGGTTACTGGATCGGCCTGCTGGGCCTGTAATCATTGCGTTAAACGGCCAGTCGCTCGCTACGATTGGCCGTTTTTTTATCCCGCCTGGCCCGGGTTTATCTGAGGAGGCGCCATGCCGTTAACCGACGTCGTTCTGGTACTGTTTATTGCTTTGCTGCTGCTGTACGCCATTTATGATCAGTGGATTATGCCGCGGCGCCACGGCAAAACCCTGCTGCAGGTTCCGCTACAGCGGCGCAGTAAAATTGATAATATTATTTTTATCGGGCTGATAGGTAATGACTCCAACTTATTGATAGTGTTTTATGTTCAGATAATGCCCGATGACTTTGTCATGCAGCTCCACCGATTTTGAGAACGACAGCGACTTCCGTCCCAGCCGTGCCAGGTGCTGCCTCAGATTCAGGTTATGCCGCTCAATTCGCTGCGTATATCGCTTGCTGATTACGTGCAGCTTTCCCTTCAGGCGGGATTCATACAGCGGCCAGCCATCCGTCATCCATATCACCACGTCAAAGGGTGACAGCAGGCTCATAAGACGCCCCAGCGTCGCCATAGTGCGTTCACCGAATACGTGCGCAACAACCGTCTTCCGGAGCCTGTCATACGCGTAAAACAGCCAGCGCTGGCGCGATTTAGCCCCGACATAGCCCCACTGTTCGTCCATTTCCGCGCAGACGATGACGTCACTGCCCGGCTGTATGCGCGAGGTTACCGACTGCGGCCTGAGTTTTTTAAGTGACGTAAAATCGTGTTGAGGCCAACGCCCATAATGCGGGCAGTTGCCCGGCATCCAACGCCATTCATGGCCATATCAATGATTTTCTGGTGCGTACCGGGTTGAGAAGCGGTGTAAGTGAACTGCAGTTGCCATGTTTTACGGCAGTGAGAGCAGAGATAGCGCTGATGTCCGGCGGTGCTTTTGCCGTTACGCACCACCCCGTCAGTAGCTGAACAGGAGGGACAGCTGATAGAAACAGAAGCCACTGGAGCACCTCAAAAACACCATCATACACTAAATCAGTAAGTTGGCAGCATCACCGGGCTGATAATGATTCTTATTTATAATAACGTTATCCAGCATGGCCCGGTAATAACCACCACATTATTGATGGCATTAATTGCCGTAGCAGTTTATCTCGCCTGGATCCGTACGCCACAATTATTACTTAAAAGCCAGGGGCTTTTCTTCGCCAATATCTGGATTAATTATGACCGTATAAAGAGTATGAATTTATCGGAAGATGGGGTTCTGGTTATTCAGCTGGAACAACGCAACCTGCTAATCAGAGTAAGGAAGCTGGACGACTTAGAGAAAATCTACCTTGTAATGCTTGAAAATCAATAAGATAAAATATAGCAAAAGGCATATTCCCTTTGCTATATTCTTAAGCCATCACGCCCATTTCGTTTATTCAAACAGCATTCCCTTAACATTATCGGGATTATTTTTACTTCTGGTTAGCAGCGTATCCTTTAATATCCATACTCCTTGTCGTGACACTTTTTTTATTTTGAAGATAAAAGATAATGTGGTAAGGTGAGCGCCGTTCTTGGGGAGTAGCCGATTTCTGTTATTAATACAGAAATGCACCTGTCAACATACTCGTTGTGATAGCAACGTGGCACGTGCGACCTTGTAGGTAGGCGAGACCATTGACCGATGTGCCTGTCTGGTTGGGAAGGCGCGTCAGGTTATGGTGTTCCCAGCCGAGGTTACGACTTCGATGACTTTTTCTGCTCTGCTTATTCTTGCCTTTGGCATGTCAATGGATGCGTTTGCCGTCGCTATCGGTAAAGGCGCCGCTCTGCAACGTCCTCAGCTACGCGAAGCGCTGCGCTGCGGGTTGATCTTCGGTGTGATTGAAACCCTGACGCCGCTGGTCGGCTGGACGCTGGGTCAGTTCGCCACCCATTTCGTTGCCCGCTGGGACCACTGGATTGCCTTTGCCCTGCTCTGCTTTTTAGGCGGAAGGATGCTGATTGAAGGCTGCCGACCGCAGCCGGTAGCGGCAGCGCCCTGCGAACCGGCCAGGCAACATGGGCTGGCGCTGCTGGTGACCACCGCCATCGCCACCAGCCTGGATGCGATGGCTATTGGAGTAAGCCTGGCGTTTATGCAGGTGAATATTGTGCTGACCGCGCTGCTGATTGGCCTTTCTACCTTTACTATGACCACCATCGGCATCCTGATTGGCCGGGTGATCGGACCGCTGCTGGGCAAACGCGCCGAGCTTCTTGGCGGCGTAGTGCTGATTGCGATTGGCGGTCAGATCCTCTGGTCGCATTTCGCCTGAGCCAGGCGATTAATCACGGCGCCACAGGCGCACAATAAAATCCGCTTCGCTGCTAAACTGCGCGCTGTCGCGCAACGTTTGCCACACTTGCGCACTGGCGCGCCAGGCAAAAGGCGTCATTTGCAGCAACGTCACCGCATCCTCACCGCTCAGTGTTAACGGATAGGCCAGCTGCTGTTCCGTTTCCAGGGTAAATCCCGGCAGGCTTTCCTGCTGCGTATCATGCAATTTCACCTGCGCATAGATCAGCGCCTTAAACTGCATCAGATGGCGCGGCCCCGGCGTGACGGTCAATAAACAGCCGCCGCTGCGTATCACGCGCGCCAGTTCATCCGCCTTACAGGGCGCGTAAATGCGCAATACGCCATCCAGCGCAGCATCGGCAAACGGCAGCCGATGGCTGGAAGCTACGCAAAAATCGATCTGACGGTAGCGTTTTGCCGCTGCCCGGATAGCTACTTTAGCCACGTCCAGCCCGCAAACGCGAGCCTGTTCGCCTAACGCATCGGCAACCGCCGCCGTGTAATAACCCTCGCCGCAGCCAATATCCAGCACGCTGGCCGTTGCGGGTAGCTGTTGCGCTAATAAAGAAGCCACGTGCTGCCGCAGCGGCTGATAGTAACCGGCATCAAGAAATTGCCGACGCGCCTGCATCATTTCCGCGCTGTCGCCCGGCTCTTTGGAACGCTTATGCTGCACCGGCAGCAGATTAACGTAACCCTCTTTTGCCCGATCGAATTGATGTTGTTGCGCGCAGCGCCAGCTGTGGTGAACCTGCGTTAACGGCTGCTGACAGAGGGGACAAAGATAATCCATGGTCTCTTTCTCTGGCTGAATCAGGCGCGCAGTTTACACGCTGCGGCCAACAGCGTCATCCGCCAAAAAAGAAAGGCCCCGGTGATTAACCGGGGCCTTTGCCTGAGCGTTCAGACTATCAGATAGCGACAACGTTAACCGCTGCCGGGCCTTTCTGACCATCCTGAATTTCGAACTCGACGTTCTGGCCTTCAGCCAGCGTTTTGAAGCCGTTACCCTGGATAGCAGAAAAGTGAACGAACACATCTTTACTGCCGTCTGCCGGAGTAATGAAGCCAAAACCTTTGGATTCGTTGAACCACTTAACCTGACCTTTAATCTTTGCCATCTTTGTAATTCCTTAGAATGTTTATTTGCCCGAAGGCGACTGACACAAAACCAGAGACATACTGAATGAGGCACTAATATAAGGTTCGGCAAGGAAGCGGTATTCAACGTCAACGTCTTTACTCATTACTTCTTTACTGAATATGCCATACATAAACAGAGCTGTACCTCGTTTGCTTAAACAGCGTTATCACATATTCGATAATTTATGGCAAGTTATTTTTAAACAGTGATCGACCTGCCGCACACTTCTTGCTAATTCATTACAAGCTTTGCACATTTATGCATTAAGCAGGAATAAATGCCGCGCCTGCAGGCCGGAGCGTACTGGATCTTGCCACGCCTGACATCCAGCAGCCCGTGGGCCTGAAGAGATACGCATCTCAGTGAGACCCTGCCGCGCTTCTCACTGTAGCTGAAGTATATTGCATAATTATGGCAGGTTTACTTCACCTTTTTTCACTCTCTTTATGCGGCCGCAGGGCCACGTAATAACAGAAACAGTATCACTATAAACCCGCCGACGCCGGTAAAAATGAGATCCTGCACCAAAAAAAGGAATATATAAATTGATCTGCCCCAAATAAACGCAGCGCAATTATTTAAAAGTTATTCCGATCTTTTGAATAAGGCGCAGAGGCTTATCTAAGCGTAACCGCTACGTTATTAAAACCTCCTTCGCCTTTATCAGATTATTCCTGGTTTATATTGTTCAGGCTGGCCCTTTCCCCTATTTTCCACGGGCGAAAACGCCTTTTATCCTGGTTAACCGCCTCAAGCGCGCGCGCCAGCTCCAGAGGCGGCTCATCAAGCGCTTCATCCGCCAGTTCGAACACGCCCCAGTGGATAGGGATGGTGACCGGTGCCCCAATGGCCTGATGCAATGATACTGACTGCTGTGGATCCATATGCTGCCCCTGCATGAACCATCTTGGTGCATAAGCGCCGATCGGTAACGCCACCAGATTGAATGGCCCCAAACGCTGGGTGATATCCAGCAGGTTTTCGCTATAGCCGCTGTCGCCAGAGAACCAAAAATTAAGATTTTCCGTAGCGATGGTCCAGCCGCACCACAACGAGCGATTACGATCGTATAGCGTACGCATGCTCCAGTGACGCGCCGGTACCGCATGAAAGGTTATCCCGTGACGCTGCGTTTGCTGCCACCAGTCAAGCTGCACCACATGCCGCGCCCCTGCCCGCCGGAACCAGGGTTCCAGCCCCAGCGGAACAATAAACTGCACCTTCGGGAAACGACGCAAAATAGCGTTGATGGTCGGCCTGTCGAGATGGTCATAGTGGTTATGCGAGATCAATACCCAATCCAGCGCGGGCAAATCCTTGATAGACAGCGGCGCAGGCGTTTTACGCTGCGGCCCATAGAAACGCAGCGGCGAAGCCCGTTGCGATAGTACCGGATCGATTAAACCGTAACGTCCGTCCAGCCGCAGCATGATAGCCGCGTGTCCCAGCCACCATACGCTATCCTGTTCGCCGCTCAGATCGGCCGGCTGCCACCACTGCTGCATAAAGGCTTCATAGCCCTGTCGGGGAGCAAGCGGCAGCCCCTGCGCTTTACGCTCATTACGCCAGCGCTGTAAATCGCCAGGCTGGCGCAGGTCTGGCTCGGGATTGCGAAACCCTTCCGGCGTGTGGTGTGATTTTGCCGCATCATACCAGGGGTTTTTCCACTTCATCCTTCCGCTCCTTAGCCGTGTTGACTGTTTATCGCTCCGGGATCAGTCGGGTAAAATCCCGATCCTGCTCCTCATCCACTGTATCTGCTTCGCTACCGGCCACCTGCTGCGTCAGCTGCTGCAGGATGGCATTCTGTTTTTTCTGCTCTTCCAGCAGCGCCTCCAGCAGACGAATCTGTTCGCTGGCACGGACGCTGGCGCGATTTACAAAAAACCAGGCGATTAAACCCGCCACTGCGAAAGCAATACCGCCGATCAACGGCATCAGGCCGCCGCCGTTTAATTCGTTCATAACAACCTCGGTTTGTCTTACGTTATGCCGTCGATTTTACCCGGATTTGCCGTTATGGATAGCCGCTGCGCTCTGACCGCGCTTTAAGCATCCTCCGATCGATCTCACTCTTCGCCCAGGCTATGCTGCTCTTTTTTCGGCAGCGAAACGGGAAGCTTGCCATTTTTACAGGGAGATAAAATGAAAATATTGCTTCGAATTGTGAGTCTGCTGGCGTTAATCTGGTTGGGGCTGCTGCTCACCGGCTATGGCGTGCTGACCGGCAGCCATAAAAATGTCGCCGGCATCGGTTTGCAGTGTCAGTATCTGACGGCACGCGGCATGATTAAAGCCCAGTATTTGCACAGCGACAGCGGCATTATTGGCGTGGCGGATTGTCCCCTGCTCAGAAAGACATCTGAGGTTGTCGACAATAACGAGTAGCTGCGCCTGCTGAGTTAGCGGCACCTGAGGGTGCCGCTCTGCTGAGCTCAGAAGG
This Mixta hanseatica DNA region includes the following protein-coding sequences:
- the cspE gene encoding transcription antiterminator/RNA stability regulator CspE — protein: MAKIKGQVKWFNESKGFGFITPADGSKDVFVHFSAIQGNGFKTLAEGQNVEFEIQDGQKGPAAVNVVAI
- a CDS encoding DUF2627 domain-containing protein; translated protein: MYGIFSKEVMSKDVDVEYRFLAEPYISASFSMSLVLCQSPSGK
- a CDS encoding MBL fold metallo-hydrolase — translated: MKWKNPWYDAAKSHHTPEGFRNPEPDLRQPGDLQRWRNERKAQGLPLAPRQGYEAFMQQWWQPADLSGEQDSVWWLGHAAIMLRLDGRYGLIDPVLSQRASPLRFYGPQRKTPAPLSIKDLPALDWVLISHNHYDHLDRPTINAILRRFPKVQFIVPLGLEPWFRRAGARHVVQLDWWQQTQRHGITFHAVPARHWSMRTLYDRNRSLWCGWTIATENLNFWFSGDSGYSENLLDITQRLGPFNLVALPIGAYAPRWFMQGQHMDPQQSVSLHQAIGAPVTIPIHWGVFELADEALDEPPLELARALEAVNQDKRRFRPWKIGERASLNNINQE
- a CDS encoding YebO family protein; its protein translation is MNELNGGGLMPLIGGIAFAVAGLIAWFFVNRASVRASEQIRLLEALLEEQKKQNAILQQLTQQVAGSEADTVDEEQDRDFTRLIPER
- a CDS encoding YobH family protein, with the translated sequence MKILLRIVSLLALIWLGLLLTGYGVLTGSHKNVAGIGLQCQYLTARGMIKAQYLHSDSGIIGVADCPLLRKTSEVVDNNE